A single genomic interval of Gouania willdenowi chromosome 10, fGouWil2.1, whole genome shotgun sequence harbors:
- the LOC114470890 gene encoding amyloid-beta A4 precursor protein-binding family B member 2-like isoform X5, whose protein sequence is MAERKSAKAAAGSSTQNGSDVPLQEFPMPKTELVQKFHVFYLGMTSVTRPIGMDIINGAIDNLISSTGKEDWTPVILSIADTTVAVIKEKEEEEEALVECRVRFLSFMGVGRDVHTFAFIMDTGNQHFQCHVFWCDPNAGCVSEAVQAACVLRYQKCLVARPPPQRAGSSSSSSPSADSVTRRVSVSVKRGVQSLIDTLKTKKQPSELPQQ, encoded by the exons ATGGCTGAAAGGAAAAGTGCCAAGGCTGCAGCCGGCAGCTCAACTCAGAATGGCTCTGATGTACCGCtacaag AGTTCCCAATGCCAAAGACTGAACTAGTGCAGAAGTTCCATGTGTTCTATCTGGGAATGACCTCTGTAACTCGGCCAATAG GTATGGACATCATAAATGGTGCGATAGACAACCTCATATCATCCACGGGTAAGGAGGACTGGACTCCGGTTATACTGAGCATCGCTGACACCACGGTGGCAGTGATCAAAGAGAAG gaggaggaagaggaggcgtTGGTGGAGTGCCGTGTCCGCTTTTTGTCCTTCATGGGCGTGGGACGGGATGTGCATACGTTTGCCTTCATTATGGACACGGGGAACCAGCATTTCCAGTGCCACGTGTTCTGGTGTGACCCCAATGCAGGATGTGTATCTGAGGCTGTGCAGGCGGCGTGTGTG CTCCGCTACCAAAAGTGTCTGGTGGCACGGCCGCCCCCCCAGCGggctggctcctcctcctcctcctcaccctCTGCAGACTCAGTGACTCGGCGTGTGAGCGTCAGCGTGAAACGCGGCGTCCAGTCCCTCATAGACACTCTGAAAACCAAGAAACAGCCGTCAGAGCTCCCACAGCAATGA
- the LOC114470890 gene encoding amyloid-beta A4 precursor protein-binding family B member 2-like isoform X4, with amino-acid sequence MIMAERKSAKAAAGSSTQNGSDVPLQEFPMPKTELVQKFHVFYLGMTSVTRPIGMDIINGAIDNLISSTGKEDWTPVILSIADTTVAVIKEKEEEEEALVECRVRFLSFMGVGRDVHTFAFIMDTGNQHFQCHVFWCDPNAGCVSEAVQAACVLRYQKCLVARPPPQRAGSSSSSSPSADSVTRRVSVSVKRGVQSLIDTLKTKKQPSELPQQ; translated from the exons ATG ATTATGGCTGAAAGGAAAAGTGCCAAGGCTGCAGCCGGCAGCTCAACTCAGAATGGCTCTGATGTACCGCtacaag AGTTCCCAATGCCAAAGACTGAACTAGTGCAGAAGTTCCATGTGTTCTATCTGGGAATGACCTCTGTAACTCGGCCAATAG GTATGGACATCATAAATGGTGCGATAGACAACCTCATATCATCCACGGGTAAGGAGGACTGGACTCCGGTTATACTGAGCATCGCTGACACCACGGTGGCAGTGATCAAAGAGAAG gaggaggaagaggaggcgtTGGTGGAGTGCCGTGTCCGCTTTTTGTCCTTCATGGGCGTGGGACGGGATGTGCATACGTTTGCCTTCATTATGGACACGGGGAACCAGCATTTCCAGTGCCACGTGTTCTGGTGTGACCCCAATGCAGGATGTGTATCTGAGGCTGTGCAGGCGGCGTGTGTG CTCCGCTACCAAAAGTGTCTGGTGGCACGGCCGCCCCCCCAGCGggctggctcctcctcctcctcctcaccctCTGCAGACTCAGTGACTCGGCGTGTGAGCGTCAGCGTGAAACGCGGCGTCCAGTCCCTCATAGACACTCTGAAAACCAAGAAACAGCCGTCAGAGCTCCCACAGCAATGA